The following proteins are encoded in a genomic region of Sebastes fasciatus isolate fSebFas1 chromosome 14, fSebFas1.pri, whole genome shotgun sequence:
- the slc35a5 gene encoding UDP-sugar transporter protein SLC35A5: MVCCQPCTRLCSRSSAYTLALGLGFVTLGTSRILLLKFSENAENKYDFLPASVNILAEALKLLFCLAMSFRVIVREGRSCRDLSCTSSTSFLNSLKWAIPAFLYFLDNLIIFYVMTYLQPAMAVLFSNFVILTTAVLFRLVLKRRLSWVQWAALFVLFLSIVSLTTGSGGHQNSIAVPGLHSNPLSTPSNSCLLYTQLLEQMRNSSATESWVSSLPGQAWRDKVVEKLRSLGVGHILLVLQCFISAMANIYNEKILKDGDQLTESIFIQNSKLYAFGVVFNGLTLGLGSEARGLTVHCGLLHGHNVYSLCLVLVTAALGLSVAFILKFRDNMFHVLTGQITTVLVTALSIFLFDFHPSLDFFLQAPTVLLAIFIYNASRPKDLEYSLQQEKLRVINGEVFERSRGDGEELELLTKPNTDSESEEESF, from the exons ATGGTGTGTTGCCAGCCCTGCACCAGGCTGTGCTCCCGCTCGTCGGCCTACACTCTGGCCCTCGGCCTGGGCTTTGTAACGCTGGGGACCAGTCGCATCCTGCTGCTCAAATTCTCTGAAAACGCTG AGAACAAGTATGACTTCCTCCCTGCATCCGTCAATATACTCGCTGAGGCGCTCAAACTGCTCTTCTGTCTGGCTATGTCATTTCGGGTCATAGTCCGAG AGGGACGATCATGCAGAGATCTGAGCTGTACTTCCAGCACGTCTTTCCTCAATTCCCTGAAGTGGGCTATCCCTGCTTTCCTCTACTTTCTCGACAACCTCATCATCTTCTATGTGATGACTTACCTTCAGCCT GCCATGGCAGTATTGTTCTCCAACTTTGTCATCCTGACCACAGCTGTACTCTTCAGACTTGTTCTGAA GAGGCGTCTGTCCTGGGTTCAGTGGGCAGCGTTATTTGTCCTCTTCTTGTCCATTGTTTCCTTGACGACGGGATCAGGGGGACACCAAAACTCCATAGCTGTGCCAGGTCTCCACTCGAACCCCCTCTCCACCCCCTCCAACTCCTGCCTGCTCTACACACAGCTGCTGGAGCAGATGAGGAACAGCAG TGCCACTGAGTCGTGGGTGTCCTCCCTGCCCGGGCAGGCCTGGAGGGACAAGGTAGTGGAGAAACTTCGATCTCTGGGTGTGGGTCACATCCTGCTCGTCCTCCAGTGCTTCATCTCCGCCATGGCCAACATCTACAACGAGAAGATCCTCAAAGACGGAGACCAGCTCACTGAGAGCATCTTCATCCAGAACAGTAAACT GTATGCCTTTGGTGTGGTGTTTAACGGTCTGACCCTCGGGCTCGGCAGTGAGGCACGAGGCCTCACAGTGCACTGTGGTCTCCTCCATGGACATAATGTCTACTCCCTGTGTCTAGTGCTGGTCACTG CTGCCCTGGGTTTATCTGTGGCCTTCATCTTGAAATTCAGAGACAACATGTTCCACGTGCTGACAGGTCAGATCACCACCGTTCTGGTTACCGCcctctccatcttcctcttcGACTTCCACCCTTCGCTGGACTTCTTCCTCCAGGCTCCCACGGTCCTGCTGGCCATCTTTATCTACAACGCCAGCCGGCCCAAGGACCTGGAATACAGCCTGCAGCAGGAAAAACTGCGGGTCATCAACGGAGAGGTGTTCG